One Vibrio sp. 16 genomic window carries:
- a CDS encoding fumarate hydratase: MTVIRQQDVISSVADALQYISYYHPLDFVQALEKAYHKEESQAAKDAIAQILINSRMSAEGHRPICQDTGIVTCFVNVGMGVQWDSTDLTVQQMVDEGVRQAYTNPDNPLRASVLMDPAGKRINTKDNTPAVVHINMVPGNKVEIQIAAKGGGSENKTKMVMLNPSDDIAEWVEKTLPTMGAGWCPPGMLGIGIGGTAEKAAVLAKESLMEHIDIQELIERGPQNAEEELRLDIFNRVNKLGIGAQGLGGLTTVVDVKIKTAPTHAASKPVCLIPNCAATRHVHFTLDGTGPADLTPPKLEEWPDITWEAGENTRRVNLDEVTQADVEQWKTGETVLLSGKILTGRDAAHKRIQTMLQNGEGLPEGVDFKGKFIYYVGPVDAVGDEAVGPAGPTTSTRMDKFTDMMLEETGIMGMIGKAERGPATVESIKKHKAVYLMAVGGAAYLVAKAIKKARVVAFEDLGMEAIYEFEVEDMPVTVAVDSNGANAHQIGPDTWKVKIQEMES, from the coding sequence ATGACGGTTATTCGCCAGCAAGACGTGATCAGCAGTGTTGCTGATGCACTTCAGTACATTTCTTACTACCACCCTCTAGACTTTGTTCAAGCCCTGGAAAAAGCCTATCATAAAGAAGAGAGCCAAGCGGCGAAAGACGCGATTGCTCAAATTCTTATTAACTCTCGCATGTCTGCAGAAGGCCATCGCCCAATCTGTCAGGACACAGGTATCGTCACCTGTTTCGTCAATGTGGGCATGGGCGTCCAATGGGATTCTACCGATCTTACGGTGCAGCAAATGGTTGATGAAGGTGTTCGTCAAGCGTACACCAACCCAGATAACCCACTACGTGCTTCGGTATTGATGGATCCTGCGGGCAAGCGAATCAATACCAAAGACAACACTCCTGCGGTTGTTCACATCAACATGGTGCCGGGCAACAAAGTAGAAATTCAGATCGCGGCAAAAGGCGGCGGTAGCGAAAACAAAACGAAAATGGTCATGCTAAACCCGTCTGACGATATTGCGGAATGGGTAGAGAAAACACTGCCGACGATGGGCGCAGGCTGGTGTCCACCGGGCATGTTGGGAATAGGCATTGGTGGCACCGCTGAGAAAGCGGCAGTATTGGCGAAAGAATCGCTGATGGAACACATCGACATTCAAGAGCTGATCGAACGCGGCCCGCAAAACGCAGAAGAAGAACTGCGTTTAGATATCTTTAACCGTGTCAACAAGCTCGGTATCGGCGCTCAAGGTCTAGGTGGTTTAACCACGGTTGTCGACGTTAAAATCAAAACCGCTCCTACACACGCTGCGTCTAAACCCGTGTGTTTGATCCCGAACTGTGCGGCTACTCGCCATGTACACTTTACGTTAGATGGCACAGGCCCTGCGGACTTAACGCCACCAAAATTGGAAGAGTGGCCAGACATTACGTGGGAAGCGGGGGAGAACACTCGCCGAGTTAATCTTGATGAAGTGACACAAGCGGATGTGGAGCAGTGGAAGACCGGCGAAACGGTTCTGCTTTCAGGTAAGATCCTGACTGGTCGTGACGCGGCGCATAAACGCATCCAAACCATGCTACAAAATGGTGAAGGTTTGCCAGAAGGTGTCGATTTTAAAGGCAAGTTTATCTACTACGTCGGCCCTGTTGATGCAGTCGGAGATGAAGCCGTAGGTCCTGCGGGTCCAACCACCTCTACGCGTATGGATAAGTTCACCGACATGATGCTTGAAGAGACGGGCATCATGGGCATGATCGGTAAAGCGGAGCGCGGACCTGCTACCGTTGAGTCGATTAAAAAGCACAAAGCGGTCTACTTGATGGCGGTCGGCGGCGCGGCTTATTTGGTTGCTAAAGCGATTAAGAAAGCGCGCGTGGTGGCGTTCGAAGATCTCGGTATGGAAGCGATTTATGAATTTGAAGTCGAAGATATGCCAGTAACCGTAGCCGTTGACTCCAATGGCGCCAACGCTCACCAAATTGGCCCTGATACTTGGAAAGTAAAAATCCAAGAGATGGAAAGTTAA
- the pabB gene encoding aminodeoxychorismate synthase component 1 — MQRTISLSQIKQMNNNAPNCLEIKPIKYQNDLAKQLFDSIEHLPWAMLLRSPSRTHIDSRFDILVAQPIATLTTNGEHTLVKNPDGQSTSSSDPFDLLQAEQTRWLSDIHYEGDLPFVGGALGYFSYDLGRRVEKLPELAKKDLDTPDMAVGLYEWAVIVDHNQQSAAIVGVNVERHYHWLLSQTPMPSDNFALNSSWQSNMTKSEYSQKFAKVQEYLLSGDCYQINLAQRFVAEYQGSEWQAYQKLEAVNQGPFSAFIRTEQGAILSVSPERFLEVKDRVIETKPIKGTRPRSDCPQQDEQSALDLASAEKDQAENLMIVDLLRNDVGRVAKPGTVHVPKLFDIESFPAVHHLVSTIRAELDSQYAPADLLRASFPGGSITGAPKIRAMEIIEELEPHRRSAYCGSIGYISRHGRMDTSITIRTLVAEQGKLHVWAGGGLVADSQCESEYQETLDKLSRILPTLAQ, encoded by the coding sequence ATGCAGCGAACGATCTCTTTGTCACAAATTAAACAAATGAATAACAACGCGCCAAATTGCTTAGAAATCAAGCCGATTAAATACCAAAATGATCTTGCCAAACAGCTTTTTGACTCCATTGAGCACCTGCCATGGGCCATGTTGTTAAGGTCGCCATCCCGCACGCATATCGACAGTCGCTTCGACATTTTGGTCGCCCAACCTATCGCGACATTGACCACCAATGGCGAGCACACGTTAGTCAAAAATCCTGACGGTCAATCCACATCGTCAAGTGACCCATTTGACCTCCTGCAAGCAGAGCAAACTCGCTGGCTTAGCGACATCCACTACGAGGGTGATTTGCCCTTTGTCGGCGGCGCTCTGGGGTATTTTTCTTATGATCTTGGCCGACGCGTTGAGAAACTGCCAGAGCTAGCCAAGAAAGACCTCGATACGCCCGATATGGCGGTCGGCTTGTATGAGTGGGCCGTGATTGTTGATCACAACCAACAAAGCGCCGCTATCGTTGGAGTCAATGTTGAGAGACATTACCACTGGTTGTTAAGCCAAACTCCCATGCCATCGGATAACTTCGCGCTCAACTCATCGTGGCAATCAAACATGACCAAATCTGAATACAGTCAAAAGTTTGCCAAAGTGCAGGAGTATTTGCTCTCTGGCGATTGTTATCAGATTAACCTTGCTCAGCGTTTTGTGGCGGAGTATCAAGGCAGTGAGTGGCAGGCGTATCAGAAACTCGAAGCGGTTAACCAAGGCCCTTTCTCTGCGTTTATCCGCACAGAGCAAGGGGCGATTTTGAGTGTCTCTCCTGAGCGTTTCTTAGAAGTCAAAGACAGAGTCATTGAAACCAAACCGATTAAGGGAACGCGTCCTCGCTCTGATTGCCCACAGCAAGACGAACAATCTGCGCTCGACCTAGCCAGCGCAGAAAAAGATCAAGCTGAAAACTTGATGATTGTTGATCTGCTGAGAAATGATGTAGGTCGCGTGGCAAAACCTGGAACGGTTCACGTGCCGAAACTTTTCGATATTGAGAGCTTCCCTGCCGTTCACCATTTAGTGAGTACGATTCGCGCAGAGTTGGATAGCCAATATGCCCCAGCCGATCTGCTTAGAGCGAGTTTCCCGGGCGGTTCAATTACGGGCGCTCCAAAAATTCGTGCTATGGAAATCATCGAAGAGCTCGAGCCTCATCGACGAAGTGCGTATTGTGGCAGTATTGGCTATATCAGCCGTCACGGACGAATGGACACCAGCATTACCATTCGCACCTTGGTGGCCGAACAGGGTAAGCTGCACGTGTGGGCTGGTGGTGGCTTGGTTGCCGACAGTCAATGTGAGTCAGAGTACCAAGAGACATTAGATAAGCTGAGTCGAATTTTGCCAACGCTTGCACAATAG
- a CDS encoding ATP-binding protein, whose amino-acid sequence MSSNSALERKLARETASRKAAEQLLEQKSLELFEANQQLTLALSQLKKQNRDGLQKLEFEQQISEGLIHFGRAFLSRNLDDGLVSSLLERLKHSSALSHAELFLLPKLVPTLVADSFNVTEVRGIDQVKPYAVWEANQLRLPLEVDYKTVGELSVVLNDVDVDRDFVVSQITLVADLLCSAISRQLIITSNQKARARAEESEKATKEFVAMINHELRTPLNGLLGSAELLAETQLNDEQSTLLNNLVYSGDLLRLIINDILDFSKISAGMMELIPSRFEWASVKQMLNGIFQSKAVEKGVDFRIKESTPIPPILIGDFERICQVMVNLVGNAVKFTRQGSVSVTTQWKHDQLTITVEDTGIGIEQEDLSTLFDPFVQVDRTATRHFEGTGLGLAICKNLVELMRGHIHVHSVKGSGSTFTVTIPLVVGEEENDTEHARQDGNDAVTLLEQLSILVVDDIRMNQVIINQMLKKLSIQPDIATNGIEAIKAASDHQYDLIFMDCRMPEMDGFEATRYLREQNYTLPIIALTAGTTLEEREKCIVSGMNDILTKPYTAQDLRLMLEKWV is encoded by the coding sequence ATGAGTAGTAATTCTGCACTGGAGCGAAAACTCGCTCGGGAGACAGCTTCGCGTAAAGCCGCGGAGCAACTATTAGAACAAAAGAGTTTAGAGCTGTTTGAAGCGAACCAACAGCTTACCTTGGCGTTGAGTCAGTTAAAAAAGCAAAATCGCGATGGACTGCAAAAGCTCGAGTTTGAACAACAGATAAGCGAGGGATTGATTCATTTTGGGCGCGCATTTTTGAGTCGCAATCTAGACGATGGGTTGGTTTCATCGTTATTGGAGCGGTTGAAACATTCATCGGCGCTCAGTCACGCAGAGCTATTTTTGTTACCTAAACTGGTGCCCACACTCGTTGCGGATAGCTTCAACGTCACCGAAGTGCGTGGGATTGACCAAGTGAAGCCTTACGCTGTTTGGGAAGCAAATCAGCTCCGGTTACCCCTTGAAGTGGATTACAAAACGGTTGGTGAACTGAGCGTGGTTCTCAATGACGTCGACGTCGACCGAGACTTTGTGGTGAGCCAAATAACGCTCGTTGCTGACTTGCTCTGCAGTGCGATAAGCCGTCAGTTGATCATTACCAGCAACCAAAAAGCCCGAGCGCGTGCAGAAGAGTCGGAGAAGGCAACCAAAGAGTTTGTTGCCATGATCAACCATGAGCTACGTACTCCTCTCAATGGCTTGCTAGGCAGCGCCGAGTTGCTTGCCGAAACGCAGCTAAACGATGAACAGTCGACCCTGTTAAACAATCTCGTCTATTCGGGGGATTTGCTTCGTTTGATCATCAACGACATCCTTGATTTCAGTAAGATCAGCGCAGGTATGATGGAGCTGATACCTAGTCGATTTGAGTGGGCCTCTGTTAAGCAGATGCTAAACGGCATTTTTCAGTCGAAGGCGGTTGAAAAAGGCGTCGACTTTCGCATCAAAGAATCGACGCCGATTCCGCCAATCCTAATTGGAGATTTTGAGCGAATATGCCAAGTTATGGTGAACTTGGTTGGCAACGCGGTTAAGTTCACGCGTCAAGGCTCTGTATCTGTTACAACGCAGTGGAAACATGATCAGTTGACGATTACTGTGGAGGATACTGGTATCGGTATTGAGCAAGAGGATTTATCGACACTGTTTGACCCTTTTGTTCAAGTTGACCGTACGGCGACGCGTCACTTCGAAGGGACTGGGCTGGGTTTAGCCATCTGTAAAAACCTTGTCGAGCTAATGAGAGGACATATTCATGTCCATAGTGTCAAAGGCAGTGGGAGTACATTTACGGTGACAATTCCGTTGGTTGTCGGAGAAGAAGAGAATGATACCGAGCATGCTCGTCAAGATGGAAATGATGCGGTGACACTACTTGAGCAGCTCTCAATCTTGGTGGTGGATGACATCCGAATGAACCAAGTGATCATCAATCAGATGCTAAAAAAACTCTCCATTCAACCCGACATTGCTACCAATGGCATTGAAGCGATCAAAGCAGCCAGTGACCATCAATACGATTTAATCTTTATGGATTGTCGAATGCCGGAAATGGATGGGTTTGAAGCAACGCGCTATTTGCGAGAGCAGAACTACACACTGCCGATCATTGCCCTGACCGCGGGCACTACGTTAGAAGAACGTGAGAAATGCATTGTCAGCGGCATGAATGATATTTTAACAAAACCATACACCGCGCAAGACTTAAGGCTGATGCTAGAAAAGTGGGTTTAG
- a CDS encoding heme NO-binding domain-containing protein has product MKGIIFTEFIDLVEAKFGLDTLDDILESAGDDGVYTSVGSYDHRKLVQLVVMLSKKTGIPAEDLQRVFGQSVFNNLYSSLPKSSSLENCQSTFQFIRLVEDYIHTEVKKLYQDANPPRFDFISESETEMEFDYRSARCMAHVCLGLLEGCAAHFEQSINVEMVPQVEDGSNVRFKVVLVE; this is encoded by the coding sequence ATGAAAGGAATTATCTTTACTGAGTTTATTGATTTGGTTGAAGCCAAGTTCGGTTTGGACACACTTGATGACATCTTAGAGAGTGCAGGGGATGATGGTGTCTATACTTCGGTAGGCAGTTACGATCACCGAAAGTTGGTTCAACTTGTGGTGATGCTGAGTAAGAAGACAGGGATACCTGCCGAGGACCTTCAACGGGTTTTTGGCCAAAGCGTCTTTAACAACCTCTATAGTTCGCTGCCCAAATCGAGTAGCCTCGAAAACTGTCAGTCGACGTTTCAATTCATTCGCTTGGTCGAAGATTACATTCACACTGAAGTGAAAAAATTGTATCAAGACGCCAACCCGCCCAGATTTGACTTTATTTCAGAATCTGAGACAGAGATGGAGTTTGATTATCGCAGCGCGCGATGTATGGCGCATGTTTGTTTGGGATTGTTAGAAGGGTGTGCGGCGCACTTTGAGCAATCGATAAATGTTGAAATGGTTCCTCAGGTTGAAGATGGCAGTAACGTACGCTTCAAAGTGGTGCTGGTAGAGTGA
- a CDS encoding CoA pyrophosphatase, with amino-acid sequence MLSEFNKSQLIQNFQLHQTVNYHQEAIKRVAHLQNQPLRKASVLIGFVERNQELNVIFTKRAKHLKHHPGQVSFPGGKHENDDHSLAHTALRETFEEVGIRHSEIDIFGQMPELVTISKFSVTPFLAFVDENYQSVIDPNEVDEVFEVPAKVVLDRRQLKSQQFQFANHSHRVFGLSYKQHFIWGMTAQIIQAMQKHIMHQY; translated from the coding sequence GTGTTATCGGAATTCAACAAAAGCCAACTGATTCAAAACTTTCAGTTACACCAAACCGTCAACTATCACCAAGAAGCGATCAAACGCGTCGCTCACCTGCAAAATCAACCGCTACGCAAGGCATCTGTCCTGATTGGTTTCGTTGAACGCAATCAAGAGTTGAATGTCATTTTCACCAAGCGGGCTAAACATCTTAAACATCATCCAGGACAAGTCAGTTTCCCCGGCGGAAAACATGAGAATGACGATCATAGCTTAGCTCACACAGCGCTTAGAGAGACATTCGAAGAGGTTGGTATTCGTCACAGCGAGATCGATATATTCGGCCAAATGCCAGAACTCGTGACGATCAGTAAGTTTAGTGTGACGCCATTTCTCGCGTTTGTAGACGAGAACTACCAGAGCGTCATTGATCCAAACGAAGTGGACGAGGTTTTTGAAGTACCCGCCAAGGTGGTTCTGGACAGAAGACAACTGAAAAGCCAACAATTCCAATTTGCCAATCATTCACACCGTGTGTTTGGACTCTCTTACAAACAGCACTTTATTTGGGGGATGACAGCGCAAATCATTCAAGCAATGCAAAAGCACATTATGCATCAATATTAA
- a CDS encoding aromatic amino acid transport family protein has protein sequence MNTNTSAVSSAQSPSKFTYKDFTWCLSLFGTAVGAGVLFLPIKAGAGGFWPLVILALIAAPMTWFAHKSLARFVLSAKNPEADITDTVEEHFGKTGANLITFAYFFAIYPIVLIYGVGITNTVDSFLVNQMGMESIPRWLLSGALIAAMTAGVVFGKELMLKATSALVYPLVFILLALSFYLIPDWNSSMMSVAPDWSSMPSVVWLAIPIIVFSFNHSPVISQFSKEQRRVHGDNAVQKTDAITGGAAMMLMGFVMFFVFSVVLSLSPEQLAMAKEQNISVLSYLANVHESPLISYMGPLVAFAAITSSYFGHFLGAHEGLVGLVKSRSETPVNKIEKASLIFIVVTTWIVAIVNPSILGMIETMGAPMIAAILFLMPVFAMQKVPAMAKYKTSTPVQIFTALCGIAAITSVIYGAL, from the coding sequence ATGAATACTAATACTTCTGCGGTTTCTTCCGCACAATCTCCTAGTAAGTTTACTTACAAGGATTTCACCTGGTGTCTGTCACTTTTCGGTACTGCGGTAGGTGCTGGCGTACTTTTCCTTCCAATTAAAGCAGGTGCTGGCGGTTTCTGGCCATTAGTTATCCTTGCTCTAATCGCGGCACCAATGACTTGGTTCGCACACAAATCTCTTGCTCGTTTCGTACTTTCTGCAAAAAATCCTGAAGCTGACATCACTGATACTGTTGAAGAACACTTTGGTAAGACTGGCGCAAACCTTATTACTTTTGCTTACTTTTTCGCTATCTATCCTATCGTTCTTATCTACGGTGTTGGTATTACAAACACAGTTGACTCTTTCCTAGTTAACCAGATGGGTATGGAATCTATCCCACGCTGGCTACTGTCTGGTGCGCTGATCGCTGCGATGACTGCCGGTGTTGTGTTTGGTAAAGAGCTGATGCTGAAAGCAACATCTGCATTGGTTTACCCACTAGTGTTCATCTTACTTGCGCTTTCTTTCTACCTAATCCCTGATTGGAACAGCTCAATGATGTCTGTTGCACCAGACTGGTCTTCTATGCCATCTGTTGTTTGGCTAGCAATTCCAATCATTGTGTTCTCTTTCAACCACAGCCCAGTTATCTCTCAGTTCTCTAAAGAGCAACGTCGTGTACACGGTGACAACGCAGTTCAGAAAACTGACGCTATCACTGGTGGCGCAGCAATGATGCTAATGGGCTTTGTAATGTTCTTCGTATTCTCTGTGGTACTTTCACTGTCTCCAGAGCAGCTAGCAATGGCTAAAGAGCAAAACATCTCTGTTCTTTCTTACCTAGCGAACGTTCACGAATCTCCACTGATCTCTTACATGGGTCCACTCGTTGCTTTCGCAGCAATCACTTCAAGCTACTTCGGTCACTTCCTAGGTGCGCACGAAGGTCTAGTTGGTCTAGTGAAATCTCGCTCTGAAACGCCAGTAAACAAGATTGAAAAAGCATCACTGATCTTCATCGTTGTAACGACTTGGATTGTGGCTATCGTTAACCCAAGCATCCTAGGCATGATTGAAACAATGGGCGCGCCAATGATTGCGGCTATCCTGTTCCTAATGCCTGTATTCGCAATGCAA